The following coding sequences are from one Capsicum annuum cultivar UCD-10X-F1 chromosome 3, UCD10Xv1.1, whole genome shotgun sequence window:
- the LOC107866012 gene encoding cytochrome P450 94B3-like (The RefSeq protein has 4 substitutions compared to this genomic sequence), whose protein sequence is MKMFLSLFLFFILGFLYLSLKLHLQFRKFTPIYGPSSYPIVGCLISFYKNRHRLLDWYTQLLSESPTQTILVQRFGAPRTIITANPNNVEHMLKTNFTNYPKGQPFTEILGDFLGRGIFNVDGEQWSAQRKLASHEFSTKSLREFVVKTLEEVVDTRLIPLLNHAAKSGKVLDLQDVLRRFAFDTICKVSLGTDPHCLDDLSDVPSLVDSFDTASQAGAMRGMAPVYAIWKGKRALNLRSEKKLKENVKRVHCCINDIIEKKKQTINENGKNSKNMDLLSRLLIAGHEDEVVRDMVISFLMAGRDTTSSALTWLFWLTTNHPDVKNEMINEITSINIGDKALEFDESKEMKYLQACLNESMRLYPPVAWDSKHAATDDILPDGTRVQKGNRVTYFQYGMGRMEEIWGKDRLEFKPDRWIDENGLLKSVSAYKFPVFQAGPRVCLGKEMAFMQMKYVLASVLRRFEIKPVKVEKPVFMPLLTAHMAGGFNVRICHRDS, encoded by the coding sequence ATGAAAAtgtttctttctctctttcttttcttcattttaggGTTTCTTTACTTGTCCCTAAAACTGCATCTTCAATTTCGAAAATTCACTCCCATTTATGGCCCTTCCTCTTACCCCATCGTTGGCTGTCTAATTTCCTTCTACAAAAATCGCCATCGGCTATTGGATTGGTACACTCAACTTTTATCGGAGTCCCCCACACAGACCATTCTTGTTCAACGCTTCGGTGCCCCTCGAACTATAATCACAGCCAATCCGAACAACGTTGAACACATGCTCAAAACGAACTTCACTAATTATCCAAAAGGCCAGCCCTTTACGGAGATTTTAGGCGATTTTCTTGGTCGTGGGATCTTCAACGTGGACGGGGAGCAGTGGAGCGCGCAGCGCAAATTGGCTAGCCACGAGTTCAGTACAAAGTCACTGAGGGAGTTCGTGGTCAAAACTCTAGAAGAAGTAGTCGATACCAGGCTCATTCCTTTGTTGAACCATGCTGCTAAATCTGGCAAAGTGTTGGACTTGCAAGACGTGCTTAGGCGATTCGCCTTCGATACTATATGCAAGGTGTCGCTGGGTACGGACCCGCATTGCTTGGATGATCTCTCAGACGTGCCGAGTCTAGTAGATTCGTTTGACACTGCTTCTCAAGCGTGTGCCATGCGTGGGATGGCTCCAGTCTACGCGATTTGGAAAGGCAAGAGAGCGCTCAATTTAGGATCAGAGAAGAAGCTGAAAGAGAACGTGAAACGCGTTCACTGTTGCATTAACGACATCATAGAGAAGAAGAAACAGACGATCAACGAAAATGGAAAAAACAGTAAGAACATGGATCTTCTCTCCAGATTATTAATCGCTGGACACGAAGATGAAGTGGTGAGAGATATGGTCATAAGCTTCATCATGGCCGGAAGAGACACAACTTCTTCCGCATTAACATGGCTTTTCTGGCTCACTACCAATCACCCGGATGTCAAAAATGAAATGATCAACGAAATAACGTCGATCAACATTGGCGACAAGGCGCTCGAATTCGACGAATTAAAAGAGATGAAGTACTTGCAAGCGTGCTTGAACGAATCAATGAGGCTATATCCACCAGTGGCTTGGGACTCAAAGCACGCAGCTACAGACGACATTTTGCCAGACGGAACAAGGGTTCAAAAAGGAAATAGAGTTACTTATTTCCAGTATGGAATGGGACGGATGGAGGAGATTTGGGGTAAAGACCGGCTCGAATTTAAACCGGACCGTTGGATCGATGAAAATGGATTATTGAAAAGTGTTAGTGCTTATAAATTTCCAGTGTTTCAAGCAGGTCCAAGGGTGTGTTTGGGTAAAGAAATGGCATTCATGCAGATGAAGTATGTGTTGGCATCAGTATTGAGGCGGTTCGAAATTAAACCGGTGAAAGTAGAAAAACCGGTTTTTATGCCTCTCTTAACTGCACATATGGCTGGTGGATTCAATGTGCGAATCTGTCACCGCGATAGCTAG